The following coding sequences lie in one Cloeon dipterum chromosome 1, ieCloDipt1.1, whole genome shotgun sequence genomic window:
- the LOC135947295 gene encoding macrophage mannose receptor 1-like, protein MPACKATCPRNCSQIKDGNLFNNNGELLDVNKYGRWAGGNGRAYLYGAIDKKNWNDAYAFCCRLGTELVRIETADEMTTIIQLNNNITELKYTQKFWTSASQQDCPYQFEWCDSGIALAPIDTKWALEEPSFDTGQEFCVDVNLATGSPSGNGVLEDLTCSSTLAFICEMPFPKMCPKITCPDYECVLDPKKVNESANWRATTGMFRSACNRQYYLSADKKTQKDAAAECCKYGLRLVSIETLDELKCLIEMNNWFVKNALLYWTSLSNDGIGCVRSHGWCPEGSPNSNVIPWASDALQSAETENCAALFLSNSVVKTSVLQDYPCDTQNFYMCEGDIQPECQPSCPYTDCTKNVALFGPDDKLLNPTIYGTWKTACGRTYMFSTDSRTVEGAWNLCCSIGMNLISVETDQELKCLHDLNNSDMKYATEFVTTGNSFGCPFLFEFCGTGARIYKNDTRWDKPYEPNNNGGSQYCLYLHLAVGASYDASNLWDLGCSGQSKYICEGPI, encoded by the exons ATGCCTGCATGCAAAGCCACGTGTCCAAGGAATTGCTCCCAAATAAAAGAC GGGAACCTTTTCAACAATAACGGAGAACTGCTAG aCGTCAACAAGTATGGACGTTGGGCGGGCGGAAACGGTCGAGCCTATTTGTATGGTGCTATAGACAAG aaaaattggaatgacGCATATGCATTTTGCTGTCGGCTGGGAACGGAACTGGTCCGAATCGAAACCGCTGATGAAATGACGACCATCATCCAGCTAAATAACAACATTa ccgAACTAAAATATACACAAAAATTCTGGACCTCAGCAAGCCAACAAGACTGTCCTTACCAATTTGAATGGTGTGACAGTGGGATAGCTTTAGCGCCAATTGATACCAAATG GGCGCTAGAGGAGCCGAGTTTTGATACTGGGCAGGAATTCTGCGTTGACGTGAATCTCGCTACTGGAAGTCCATCAGGTAATGGAGTTTTGGAAGACCTTACTTGCTCGAGCACGCTCGCTTTTATTTGCGAA atGCCGTTTCCAAAAATGTGCCCAAAGATCACTTGCCCTGATTATGAATGTGTTCTTGAC ccaaaAAAAGTAAACGAGTCTGCTAACTGGAGGGCGACAACCGGCATGTTTCGCAGCGCTTGCAACAGACAATACTATCTAAGTGCCGACAAG AAAACTCAAAAAGACGCAGCTGCTGAGTGCTGCAAATATGGTCTTCGGCTAGTGTCCATTGAGACGCTCGACGAGCTTAAATGCCTGATCGAAATGAACAATT GGTTCGTAAAAAATGCATTGCTTTATTGGACGTCGTTGTCCAATGATGGCATTGGATGCGTCCGTTCGCACGGTTGGTGTCCAGAGGGATCGCCTAACTCCAATGTCATACCCTGGGCCTCTGACGCACTGCAGTCGGCCGAGACGGAGAATTGCGCTGCTCTTTTCCTTTCCAATAGTGTCGTTAAGACCTCTGTGTTGCAGGATTATCCTTGCGACACTCAAAATTTCTACATGTGCGAA GGGGACATACAGCCCGAGTGCCAACCCAGCTGCCCTTACACAGAttgcacaaaaaat GTTGCGCTTTTTGGACCTGATGACAAGTTGTTGA ATCCAACAATTTATGGCACCTGGAAAACTGCTTGTGGCCGAACTTACATGTTTAGCACAGATTCC CGAACTGTGGAAGGAGCATGGAATCTGTGCTGCAGCATTGGGATGAATTTAATTAGCGTTGAAACGGATCAGGAGCTGAAGTGCTTACACGATCTTAATAATT CCGACATGAAATATGCCACAGAATTCGTAACAACTGGAAACTCATTCGGCTGTCCTTTCCTATTTGAATTCTGTGGAACTGGAGCTCGTATTTACAAAAACGATACAAGATG GGATAAACCTTATGAGCCGAATAACAACGGAGGCAGCCAATACTGCTTGTACCTCCATTTAGCAGTTGGCGCCAGTTACGATGCCTCAAACCTGTGGGATCTTGGCTGTTCTGGCCAGAGCAAATATATTTGTGAA ggaccaatttga
- the LOC135934774 gene encoding uncharacterized protein LOC135934774 → MFKFYFYIGSLTLLLGYVISLSVFGPTKLIKIKLSLGRYNSRRSHIIKCCGKTSCSSIKKHWRENQKNKTAQPGEKSFLSSLPTKAYSAITDKITTSGEKIPPSAPEIITDPSEGTLASFSSLPITSGVSTASRITDNSIIPTIDVTAATYAEASVTTTTASTVISNPSTDLTTAVTTPTTPSTPLPTTTSSCACPTAACAVAALKETEKQKWSSPDGVFKPACGKQYFISTTLKTRNDAATECCKFDMKLLTVDDGLELSCLASMNDSKFSLIRVCKCKGQRKHSFAVFLKKTSSFWTYGSNEGCESTHFWCPARTPLDSVLWAAAQPSAPATNRCVSINLKTNANASLIDQSCSTTLPFICKAF, encoded by the exons atgttcaaattttacttttatataGGCTCTCTAACATTATTGCTTGGATATGTG ATCAGCCTGTCCGTTTTTGGTCCAACAAAgctaatcaaaattaaactttcgCTTG GGCGCTATAACTCAAGACGATCACACATAATAAAATGCTGTGGGAAAACATCATGCTCTTCAATAAAGAAACATTGGAgagaaaatcagaaaaacaAA acagCTCAACCAGGCGAAAAGTCTTTTTTGAGTAGTTTACCGACGAAAGCTTATTCAGCTATCACTGACAAGATTACAACCTCTGGTGAAAAGATTCCTCCATCAGCGCCTGAAATAATTACAG ACCCGTCAGAAGGAACGTTAGCATCGTTTTCTTCGCTACCAATCACAAGTGGTGTTTCTACTGCTTCAAGAATAACGGACAACTCAATAATTCCAACGATTGATGTGACCGCGGCCACCTATGCAGAAGCAAGTGTGACAACCACGACTGCGAGCACCGTGATTTCAAACCCATCTACCGATTTAACGACAGCTGTAACGACACCCACAACACCATCAACTCCACTACCCACTACAACTTCTAGCTGCGCCTGTCCTACTGCAGCCTGCGCTGTCGCG gcGCTCAAAGAAACAGAGAAGCAGAAGTGGAGTT CGCCGGATGGAGTTTTTAAACCAGCCTGTGGAAAGCAATATTTCATCAGTACAACACTG AAAACACGAAATGATGCTGCCACGGAGTGTTGCAAATTTGACATGAAGCTGCTGACAGTAGACGATGGCTTGGAGCTGAGTTGCTTAGCTTCCATGAACGACAGCAAGTTTTCATTAATACGAGTCTGCAAATGCAAAGGCCAACGAAAGCATTcatttgcagtttttttaaagaagaccTCGAGCTTTTGGACTTATGGCTCCAACGAGGGTTGCGAATCAACTCATTTTTGGTGTCCAGCTCGCACGCCTTTGGACTCGGTACTTTGGGCGGCCGCTCAGCCTAGCGCCCCAGCAACTAATCGTTGCGTTTCAATCAACCTTAAGACCAACGCAAATGCAAGCTTGATTGACCAGTCTTGTTCCACCACCTTACCATTTATTTGCAaggcattttaa